The Arachis ipaensis cultivar K30076 chromosome B07, Araip1.1, whole genome shotgun sequence genome includes a window with the following:
- the LOC107606879 gene encoding protein TIC110, chloroplastic: MIAFNTLVVTQLVEDIKGESADDSTEELVKEDIVVTTEDEEWDSIQTLKKIRPDKELVEKLGKPGQTEITLKDDLPERDRTDLYKTYLLYCLTGEVTRVPFGAQITTKKDDSEYIFLNQLGGILGLSGKEIVEVHRSLAEQAFRQQAEVILADGQLTKARVEQLNNLQKQVGLPQEYAQKIIKSITTTKMAAAIETAVTQGRLNIKQIRELKEANVELDSMVSENLRETLFKKTVEDIFSSGTGEFDEDEVYEKIPVDLNINKEKARGVVRELAQARLKNSLVQAVSLLRQRKHPGVVSSLNDLLACDKAVPAQPQSWEVPEELADLYTIYLKSDPAPEKLARLQYLLGISDSTAAALKDVGDALLNSTAEEENFVF, translated from the exons ATGATAGCTTTCAACACCTTGGTGGTGACTCAGTTGGTGGAGGACATTAAAGGGGAGTCGGCTGATGACTCAACTGAAGAACTAGTGAAGGAGGATATTGTTGTGACAACAGAAGATGAAGAATGGGATTCAATTCAAACACTCAAAAAAATTAGACCAGACAAAGAACTCGTGGAAAAGTTGGGAAAGCCTGGCCAGACAGAAATTACTCTTAAAGATGACCTTCCAGAAAGGGACAGGACTGATCTTTACAAGACTTACTTACTTTACTGTCTAACCGGTGAAGTGACAAGGGTTCCATTTGGTGCTCAGATCACTACAAAGAAGGATGATTCAGAATATATTTTTCTAAATCAGCTCGGTGGGATCCTGGGATTGAGTGGTAAAGAAATAGTTGAAGTACATAGGAGTCTAGCCGAGCAAGCATTTAGACAACAAGCTGAGGTAATTTTAGCTGATGGACAATTAACGAAGGCCAGGGTGGAGCAGCTTAATAACCTGCAGAAGCAAGTAGGTTTACCTCAAGAATATGCTCAGAAAATAATCAAGAGTATAACCACCACAAAGATGGCAGCGGCCATTGAAACTGCTGTGACACAAGGAAGGCTCAATATTAAGCAGATTAGAGAACTTAAGGAAGCCAATGTTGAGTTAGACAGCATGGTATCCGAGAACTTGAGGGAGACCCTCTTCAAAAAAACTGTTGAGGATATTTTCTCGTCAGGCACCGGAGAGTTTGATGAGGATGAAGTATATGAAAAAATCCCAGTGGATCTCAACATTAACAAAGAGAAAGCAAGAGGGGTTGTTCGTGAGCTCGCACAAGCTAGATTAAAAAACTCACTTGTCCAGGCCGTGTCGCTATTAAGACAGAGAAAACATCCAGGAGTG GTTTCTTCTCTCAATGATTTGCTGGCTTGTGACAAAGCAGTACCTGCACAACCGCAATCATGGGAAGTGCCAGAGGAACTTGCTGATTTATACACTATATACTTGAAGAGTGATCCGGCTCCTGAGAAATTGGCGCGATTGCAGTATCTGCTCGGCATAAGTGATTCTACAGCAGCTGCTCTTAAGGAtgttggagatgctttgctcaaTAGTACTGCTGAGGAAGAGAACTTTGTATTCTGA